A single Sporosarcina sp. FSL W8-0480 DNA region contains:
- a CDS encoding thioesterase family protein — MFISEKEIEIRYAETDQMGVVYHANYLVWMEIGRTSLIQDLGFTYAGLEAEGYLSPVIDLSIQYKAAMRYGQKATVRTWVESHGKLRTVYGYEILHENGTIAATATSEHILVKRDSFRPVSLMKIDPAWDAKYMEICRVTD; from the coding sequence ATGTTTATCAGTGAAAAAGAAATAGAAATTCGATATGCAGAAACCGACCAGATGGGGGTCGTCTATCACGCGAATTACTTAGTCTGGATGGAAATTGGGCGCACAAGCCTCATACAGGATTTAGGCTTTACATATGCCGGCCTCGAAGCAGAAGGCTATCTTTCTCCGGTTATTGACTTATCCATCCAATATAAGGCTGCTATGCGGTACGGACAAAAGGCGACCGTGCGTACATGGGTTGAGTCGCATGGAAAGCTGCGCACGGTTTATGGCTATGAAATTTTGCATGAAAATGGTACCATTGCAGCAACCGCCACTTCCGAACATATTTTAGTGAAGAGGGACAGCTTCAGACCGGTTTCATTGATGAAAATTGATCCTGCATGGGATGCTAAGTATATGGAAATCTGCCGGGTGACAGACTAA